From Asterias rubens chromosome 3, eAstRub1.3, whole genome shotgun sequence, the proteins below share one genomic window:
- the LOC117288193 gene encoding ankyrin repeat and MYND domain-containing protein 2-like — protein MAGKKKGELSNSEKELFESIQSGNIELIRQLLGASDVSVNCLDEHGMTPLQHAAFKGQVPLCELMLANGADVNINEHENGYTTLMFGALSGNKDVTRLMLQSGAKTSPVNSVGRTASQMAAFVGQHDCVSIINNYFSRENVDYYTKPQGFEKEPKLKPELAGTFHKLILQTNLNPVKLVLFVKKHGDLLNESVPVARVFDCICEKQMKSSETNEVLAMKMHYLSCLLRMCHKWDVERPEGVDGLLKVLLKGQEPDGEKVGMEKIMRQWIRDFPYHESELLQQIVRNLANVKIGEDPSALTILTQGINGSRSVETEDVCSTCGDAKAAKKCSACKMVNYCNPDCQKLHWFTHKKVCKNLAADFLRIQKLNQELDEEEEKRKQEEEKRKEAETASSEDKPEDAVNIAASTAEGGKAEDEASQQTETATDGKA, from the exons ATGGCAGGAAAGAAAAAGGGAGAGCTATCCAATTCGGAGAAAGAATTGTTCGAGAGTATTCAATCAG GGAATATTGAGCTGATACGACAATTGCTTGGGGCTTCTGATGTATCTGTCAACTGTCTGGATGAG CATGGGATGACCCCTCTTCAGCATGCTGCCTTCAAGGGTCAAGTACCCCTCTGTGAGTTGATGCTCGCTAATGGGGCTGATGTTAACATCAACGAGCACGAGAATGGCTACACAACGCTTATGTTTGGTGCCCTCTCTG GTAACAAAGACGTGACACGTCTGATGTTACAATCCGGAGCAAAGACATCTCCTGTGAACTCAGTCGGGCGGACTGCATCCCAGATGGCAGCATTCGTGGGCCAGCATGACTGCGTCAGTATCATCAATAACTATTTCTCCAGAGAGAATGTTGATTATTACACTAAACCACAAG GTTTTGAAAAAGAGCCCAAACTGAAACCAGAGTTGGCGGGTACTTTTCATAAACTCATTCTGCAAACAAATCTAAACCCAGTCAAG CTGGTCCTGTTCGTCAAGAAACACGGAGACCTTCTGAATGAGTCGGTTCCAGTAGCCCGAGTCTTCGACTGCATCTGCGAGAAGCAGATGAAGTCATCGGAGACTAACGAGGTCCTAGCGATGAAAATGCATTACCTGTCTTGCCTACTCAGGATGTGCCACAAATGGGACGTGGAACGACCGGAGGGGGTGGACGGCCTTCTGAAAGT TTTACTGAAGGGTCAAGAACCGGATGGTGAGAAAGTTGGGATGGAGAAAATTATGCGACAGTGGATTCGAGATTTCCCGTATCACGAATCAGAACTGCTACAACAGATTGTCCGCAACCTGGCCAATGTCAAAATT GGTGAGGATCCTTCAGCGTTGACGATCTTAACACAAGGGATCAACGGATCTCGCAGTGTGGAAACAGAAGATGTGTGCTCAACATGTGGAGATGCTAAAGCTGCCAAAAAATGCTCAGCCTGCAAAATG GTGAATTACTGCAATCCAGATTGCCAGAAGTTACACTGGTTCACACACAAGAAGGTATGCAAAAACCTGGCGGCAGACTTCTTGAGAATTCAGAAACTTAATCAAGAACTTGACGAAGAAGAGGAGAAGAGGAAACAAGAGGAAGAAAAGAGGAAAG